The following proteins come from a genomic window of Pseudochaenichthys georgianus chromosome 19, fPseGeo1.2, whole genome shotgun sequence:
- the LOC117465187 gene encoding beta-1,4-galactosyltransferase 5-like isoform X2: MTEIPMEEIELRSSKYFDIEFGGHWKPKDCRPRWKVAILIPFRNRHEHLPILFQHLIPMLQRQRLQFAFYVIEQSGSQPFNRAMLFNVGFLEAMKDLDWDCLIFHDVDHIPENDRNYYGCGQMPRHFAAKLDKYMYILPYSEFFGGVSGLTVEQFRKINGFPNAFWGWGGEDDDLWNSNPAESSTGTSDS, from the exons ATGACAGAGATCCCCATGGAGGAGATAGAACTGAGGTCCTCCAAGTATTTTGACATTGAGTTTGGAGGCCACTGGAAACCAAAAGACTGCAGACCTCGCTGGAAG GTGGCCATCCTGATTCCGTTTAGAAACCGTCACGAGCATCTCCCCATCCTCTTCCAACATCTTATCCCCATGCTGCAGAGACAGCGGCTGCAGTTTGCCTTCTACGTCATCGAACAG AGTGGCAGCCAGCCCTTCAACAGAGCCATGCTGTTTAACGTGGGATTCCTGGAGGCCATGAAGGACTTGGACTGGGACTGCTTGATCTTCCATGACGTCGACCACATCCCTGAGAATGACCGAAACTACTACGGCTGCGGTCAGATGCCACGCCACTTTGCTGCCAAGCTGGACAAATACATGTACAT TCTTCCATATAGCGAGTTCTTtggtggtgtcagtggactcactgTGGAGCAGTTTCGGAAGATTAATGGCTTTCCCAATGCATTCTGGGGCTGGGGAGGAGAGGATGACGACTTGTGGAACAG TAATCCTGCTGAGAGTTCAACTGGGACTTCTGACAGCTGA
- the LOC117465187 gene encoding beta-1,4-galactosyltransferase 5-like isoform X1 — protein MTEIPMEEIELRSSKYFDIEFGGHWKPKDCRPRWKVAILIPFRNRHEHLPILFQHLIPMLQRQRLQFAFYVIEQSGSQPFNRAMLFNVGFLEAMKDLDWDCLIFHDVDHIPENDRNYYGCGQMPRHFAAKLDKYMYILPYSEFFGGVSGLTVEQFRKINGFPNAFWGWGGEDDDLWNSTTADPDTGSLWCPWLLLK, from the exons ATGACAGAGATCCCCATGGAGGAGATAGAACTGAGGTCCTCCAAGTATTTTGACATTGAGTTTGGAGGCCACTGGAAACCAAAAGACTGCAGACCTCGCTGGAAG GTGGCCATCCTGATTCCGTTTAGAAACCGTCACGAGCATCTCCCCATCCTCTTCCAACATCTTATCCCCATGCTGCAGAGACAGCGGCTGCAGTTTGCCTTCTACGTCATCGAACAG AGTGGCAGCCAGCCCTTCAACAGAGCCATGCTGTTTAACGTGGGATTCCTGGAGGCCATGAAGGACTTGGACTGGGACTGCTTGATCTTCCATGACGTCGACCACATCCCTGAGAATGACCGAAACTACTACGGCTGCGGTCAGATGCCACGCCACTTTGCTGCCAAGCTGGACAAATACATGTACAT TCTTCCATATAGCGAGTTCTTtggtggtgtcagtggactcactgTGGAGCAGTTTCGGAAGATTAATGGCTTTCCCAATGCATTCTGGGGCTGGGGAGGAGAGGATGACGACTTGTGGAACAG TACAACAGCAGACCCTGACACAGGCTCCCTGTGGTGTCCATGGTTACTACTGAAG TAA